The sequence ATCGTCAGGTCCTCAGCCTCAACCGCCTTCATCTCGCTCCCACTTCAAGTGTTCCGGTTCTCTTTTAAACTTTGATGTTCCTGTAGTGGACAAATCTGGGTAATTTCTTTGCAAAAATTTTAAAAATCCGGTGGATTAGTTCCCTGCAGAATTTTTGCAGGGGTAAGCTTATAAGGGCCCAAACGTAGCGGTGGGAGGTGATGCTCATGGCTCCAAAGAAGAAGGACAGAAAAGTTGAGGGTGACGAGGTAATTCGCGTTCCCCTCCCGGACAGGAGCAAGGGACAGCTCTTCGGCGTTATAGAGCAGGCCCTCGGTGCCGGATGGATGGACGTCCGCTGTGAGGACGGCAAGATAAGGAGATGCAGGATTCCGGGCAAGCTCAGGAGAAGGATGTGGATGCGCGTTGGCGATGTCGTCATAGTCCAGCCCTGGCCCGTCCAGACGGACGAGCGCGGTGACATCGTTTACCGCTATACAAGAACCCAAGTGGACTGGCTCCTCAGGAAGGGCAAGATAAGCCAAGACTTCCTCACCGGCGGGGAGCTGTTGTTCTGACTTCCTGAGTGGTGGCGATGCGCGAGGAAGCACTTGAGCGGGAAATCGAGGAGATACTCGGCCTCAGGGACAGGAGAGAGAAGGACAGCGAGCTCTACAAGATAGCCAACGAAGTCTTTGACAGGACAACAAAGGAGACCCTTGCCTACCTCCACAGAAGGGGAAAAATCGAGGAGCTCTACGGTGTCATAAGCACGGGAAAAGAGGCCAACGTCTTCGCGGGAGTTGACTCCGAGGGAAAAAAGATAGCGGTTAAGATTTACAGAACCTACACCACCGAATTCCGGCGCATCTGGGAGTATTTAGCAGGAGACCCGCGCATCGGTTACCTCCCAAAGGACATGAGGAAGCTCATATTCGTCTGGACGAGGAGGGAATTCAAGAACCTCCAGAGGGCCATAAAGTACGCGGTTCGCGTTCCCGAGCCGATAATCTTCCGGAACAACGTTTTGGTTATGGAGTTCATCGGAGATGAGCTTCCCGCCCCAAGGCTCAAAGACGTTGAGAAAAACCTCGAAAAGAGCGACTTTGAAGAGCTTTACAGCTACTTAATCGGCGTCATAGAGAGGCTCTGGAAGAGGGGGGACATGGTTCACGGCGATTTAAGCGAGTACAACGTCCTCCTCTGGGACGGGCCGGTCGTGATAGACTGGTCGCAGGCAACGGTGAGGAGAAACAGGATGAGCCTTGAACTGCTGAAGAGGGACCTGAGAAACGTTACGAACTACTTTGCGAGAAGGGGAGTTGACGTTGAAGATTACGAGGTGAAGTTCCGCGAGCTTGTTGAGAGGTGAGAGCATGGACGAGTTTGAGAGGCTCCTGAAGAAGTACGAGCGCGTTGATAAGGACGGAAAACCCGTTGAAGAGCCCGAACCGGGCGAGATTGATTACTTCGCTGAAGGCGAGCAGGAGGAGTTCGTAAGGATTCCAAGGGAGAGGATAGCTGTTCTCATTGGAAAGAAGGGTAAAACGAAGAGGGAAATCGAGGAAAGAACCGGGACGAAGATAGAGGTGGACAGCGAGACAGGGGAAGTTTTTATAACCTCCACAAAGGACACCAGGGACCCCCTCGCCGTCTGGAAGGCCAGAGACGTTGTTCTCGCCATAGGAAGGGGTTTCTCGCCGGAGAGGGCATTCAGGCTCTTCAACGAGGGTGAAATCCTTGAGGTTGTCAACCTAACGGACATAGTGGTTGGAAACGAGAAGAACGCCCTGCCGAGGGTTAGGGGTAGAATCATCGGAAGGAAGGGCAGGACGAGGGAGATTATCGAGGAGATGAGCGGTGCGGATGTGAGCGTCTACGGGAAGACCGTTGCGATAATAGGTAACCCCATTCAGGTCGAGGTGGCCAGAACGGCCATTGAAAAGCTGGCCAGGGGCTCGCCTCACGGGGTAGTTTACCGCTACCTTGAGCGTAGAAAGAAGGATTTGGAACTTGAGAGCTCAAGCTATTACGAGGCCCTCGAAGGCCATCTCGATGAGCTGGAGGAGGAATGAAGATGGCAGAGGCAAGTCAGCTCTTTAAGGAGTTCAAAATCCAGAGCGTCAGCGAGTTCTTCAGACGAAACGCGGCAATGCTCGGCTACACGGGGAAGGTGCGCTCCCTAACAACGCTCGTCCACGAGGCGGTAACGAACTCCCTCGATGCCTGTGAAGAAGCCGGCATTCCGCCCTACATAAGGGTCGAGATTGAGGAACTCGGAAGGGAGCACTACAAGGTTGTTGTTGAGGACAACGGCCCGGGAATTCCAGAGAAGTACATAACCCACGTCTTTGGAAAGATGCTCGCCGGAACCAAGGCCCACAGGAACATACAGAGTCGCGGTCAGCAGGGTATCGGTATAAGCGGTGCCGTCATGTTCGCCCAGATAACGAGCGGAAAGGCTACGCGCGTGATAACCTCGACCGGCGAGGAGATAATTGAAGCATGGGTTAAGATTGACGTTGACAAGAACGAGGGTAA is a genomic window of Thermococcus sp. containing:
- the eif1A gene encoding translation initiation factor eIF-1A; this encodes MAPKKKDRKVEGDEVIRVPLPDRSKGQLFGVIEQALGAGWMDVRCEDGKIRRCRIPGKLRRRMWMRVGDVVIVQPWPVQTDERGDIVYRYTRTQVDWLLRKGKISQDFLTGGELLF
- a CDS encoding serine protein kinase RIO, with the translated sequence MREEALEREIEEILGLRDRREKDSELYKIANEVFDRTTKETLAYLHRRGKIEELYGVISTGKEANVFAGVDSEGKKIAVKIYRTYTTEFRRIWEYLAGDPRIGYLPKDMRKLIFVWTRREFKNLQRAIKYAVRVPEPIIFRNNVLVMEFIGDELPAPRLKDVEKNLEKSDFEELYSYLIGVIERLWKRGDMVHGDLSEYNVLLWDGPVVIDWSQATVRRNRMSLELLKRDLRNVTNYFARRGVDVEDYEVKFRELVER
- a CDS encoding KH domain-containing protein, producing the protein MDEFERLLKKYERVDKDGKPVEEPEPGEIDYFAEGEQEEFVRIPRERIAVLIGKKGKTKREIEERTGTKIEVDSETGEVFITSTKDTRDPLAVWKARDVVLAIGRGFSPERAFRLFNEGEILEVVNLTDIVVGNEKNALPRVRGRIIGRKGRTREIIEEMSGADVSVYGKTVAIIGNPIQVEVARTAIEKLARGSPHGVVYRYLERRKKDLELESSSYYEALEGHLDELEEE